Genomic segment of Panicum virgatum strain AP13 chromosome 2K, P.virgatum_v5, whole genome shotgun sequence:
TCTCCTCAAACCCCGAGCATACTGCTTTTAGCACAGAACTTTTTTCTAGCTTACCTACAGGTAAGTTCAAAAGTTTCATAAAAGCGTATGGGCTATATAAGAAAATTGTACATGATGATACTAGCCATACCTCTGTATTGTCTATTATTAACGACAAGGGTAGGCAGTATAGTGACATCGCCGCGAGAACCATGACCAATCTGAAGGATATAAAGCGTAAAGGTTAGCCAACTATAAACTAATGAAAAACACATAGATATATATCAATACATAATAAAGTAATATGGTTTATCTTACTTGAGCATCCTGTTCTGCTTTAAGGACTGGATTTTCTTTGTCGGCTTCAGGATCTCCAATACACTTGTTGATTTTCTCAAATTCCAATCCTGTAAAAAAGGCAGATGGTTCATTTTCCGTATAATTAAGCAACCATCAATGTAACAGCAACAAACTCTTGTGGATAAAGTTAACAAGACCCACCAAGTGACTTGATAACATCATTAGCACATTCACGTGTGTATTTCTTATCCTTCATTGGGCACCTAACAGCAAAGTCGTGCACATAATCCCACCACATCCACGGCTTGCGACTTTCATTGGCAACTTTGAACACACAAATTTGAATCAGGTTCTGAAGCACAACATCTTTGCCGTCATATCCAATGCTGAAATCCTGCTCTGGATCTGGTGCACAGTATCTCCCATGGTTGATACACTGCGATTTGCACTGTTTGCTCAGGACAAAAGCTTCTGGACAATACCATGTAATATAATGAGGGGTGAACTGGGTGTAGCCTCTCTTCTCAAGGGCTTGAGCTATTCCTCTGAAACTCCTTACGAAGTTCATTTGCATGTCACATTTAGCACCACATTCATCATTGCTGTTTGTCCACAATTCATACTCCACACGTTCATCGGGATGGGGCAAGGATTCTCTCCAGTCCAGAAGGACATTAACCATATCTCCATTTTGCAGCGCTTTCCTGAGGTCATCGCCAAATCTCTTTGTCACAAGTGCTGAAGGAATAGTGATGTTCTCCATGTGCTCTGTACCACTAGATTCCGGAGAGTCCATTGTGATCAAAGGCTCCACTTTATCGTCAGCAACAAGAACTGTTGCAGCTCCAGCATTTTGTGCATTCCATCCCTTGGTTGTGAAGTAGCAATCTGCACATCAGAAAAGATGAAGTTTATGAAACCCAAAATCCAAATGTAGTGATGGTATATTTTCATAGCACAACCCGATACTGGTAGTGTTATTCCTTGGGAAACAATAAATAACGAACAGTTACTGTGCAAGAAGTGTGAATTCTAACTTAATCTTCAGACTAGGcccctctttctttttttgaaaggagGCCCGTCTTTTTTAAAGCTACAGAATGTACCCAAATCTTTCTCCAAACAGATTAGTTGCCCCAATCTAGACCTCCAGACTCACTCAAGGCACAAGCACAACAACTCCATAAGTGTACCTAAATCTTTCTCCAAACAGATTAGTTGCCCAAAATTTCAATGAccccttgcattttttttttctggacgAGAAACCCATCCAAGCACATTAAGTGAACTCTTCACCACCTAAAGGATTAGAGATAGATTTAGGTGCCCTGACCCTGAATGGGACCGGATTCCGTTGTGAATAATAATGCAAGTTGTACCAGTTGACACATGAATGGAAGGATTCAAAACCCATACGTTTCCACAACTAAAGAATGTGAAAACTATTGAAAACCCATCGTCTGACAAAGATCTTTTTAATGTCCTGACAAAAATCTGTGTGCCTCAAGGACATGAGTTCAGACCAAATCGACACTTACCTAGGAAGTAGAAAGACTTGCAGGTTCCGAAGCATAGAAAATTAATTAACACGTGCATTACAGTATCTTAAATTATTCATGCTGTGCTAGCTAGTATGCGCTAATTGCCGGCGAGGACAAATGAAATGAGAAAGCACACGCAATAAATTAACAAAGAAATCACCGTAGATCATTTCTAAAGTGCCAAgcagaagggggggggggggggggggggggggtgagaagaagaaaggaaatcTTTCCTCAAGGTAGAATGGTAGATTCGAAGAACGGAAGAGGAAGCTGACCTCCGCGATCGACGAGCAGGAAGACGGGCAGGCCGCCGGACTTGGGGTTGAAGGAGAGGTCGAAGTCGGCGAAGGGCTTGCAGGCCTTGGCGTTGGCCTTTGGGTAGACGACGACGCCGTGCATGGTGCCCCCGTACTGCGGCATGCCGAAGTTGCCGATGGCGCACTCGTAGACGCCCCGGAGCGCGGCGGGGGAGGTGACCCGCAGGCTGTTCTTCTCGACGAcgaaccgcgccgccgcggggtccCCCAGCAGGAGCGCCAGCGCCAGCAGCGCGCAGCACCAGGCCGGCGGCCGCAGCCACGTCCCCATTGCCGATCGATGGGCCAAGAAGTTGAGATGATCTGAAGGAGGGAGAAGATCAAATGGGTTCTGCGCGAGCGAGATGAAGAGCGCGATGGATCCGATGAGGGGCGGGCGCACCCTTTCCGTGCGATTTGGGTGGCTTGAGGACAAGAAAAGGCGATGCGAGGCTTTTGCGGGAGGGAGCCCGGGCCCCGGGGCGCAATGCAACGACGAACGAAGGAACCTGCCCCGTGCACCAAGGAGGAGGGAGTTTGATTTTTGACCGGCCGGAGCAGTGGCGATCGGGAATGGTGCAGTGAGATCGACGGATCTAGAGGTCGCGTCGAGGGGGGAGACGTGGCGCCAAAAGCCGTAGGGGTTGGAACGCTTCCAATGCAGGAAGGCAGCCCAGCTGCAGAGTGCAGAGGCCTCCTGCCTGCCTGGTGTTGATCCGGGGAAGCAAGACGGTGACCGCGGCGAAGGCGAGGATAGATAGGACGCCACTTGCGTGGGGTTTCGGGGACCGGGCGCCTTTACGTTCCCCCGCTTGGAGCGCTCCTCGGGGTCAACCGCCAATCGACATCACGACCGTCGGCATCGAGTTGCCCCGAGCTCGACTGTACTGTACACTTGATGCTTTGgatgccgccgctcgccggtaaCCAGCAACGCAGGCAACATGCAGCCACCTGCGCTACCGATCCAAACTAGACTGCCAAACCATGCGAGTAGTTTGCCTCCGTTAACTTCACAACTCCACACTGccatcaaatcaaatcaaagcTAGTAACAAAGAAGGAAAATTAACCATCTCCGACTAAGCTGATGGCCAGGGACTCGAGACCGACGCTCCATGTACATCTGTCACATATCATACACATGTAATGGTGCTAATGAACGCTGGAAATGACGTGAAAACGGAAAGCAACATAGGTTGCTATCCTTACATTTTGTGACAGATCTTAGGACAATAATGACAAGAAAATGACATCGTAATCCAATATCAATTAGCTAGATATTGGTGGATCGATATACACGGCCTGCGGAAGCAACAATATGGGTCCACGAGTTTCAAAACATGAATCTGGgacaaaatattattttttaaacatCAAAATCATATCAATAATATTCACTCCCCTCATGAGAATTACATGCAAGAGGAAATCCTACATCTGAACAAAATCAAACAAGGAAACATGAGGGGATCTCATATTATTTGCTGAGTTATCCAAGTTTTCTTCACTCAGAAATCATGCCGGACAAAAGTGGTGTATTTGTTGCTGCCTTTTATGCCTGGAGAATCATGCCTCTGGTTTTGGTTTCTCGAAGAAAGTTTTCTTAATCCAGTCAAATGGCTGCAAAAGAGGtccaaaaaaaaaggttcaGGATCTCAGTGAAAGAGGCACAAGATGAGAAACAGGCACAAGAACAGACATCAACAAAGGAAACTAAGGCCTATAACCAAACACAAGTTATCAAAACATTGCACATCCTCTTACTAACGAATCAAGTCAGCGGAAGAGTTAGATCACCAAAAGGAGAAAAACACTGCCTTTTTAAGTAACATAACAGAGTCATCCTCTCATTAGTGAGTCAAATAGAGTGAGCAGATCACATGTGCTCAGCAAATTCCTAGTTGCAAGTCACGTTGAAGGCGCAGCCTCCCAGCCACTAGGGTGAGAGGAATAGAGTTAAATCACCAAATGGAGGAATGCACTAGCTGAAGGCATAAGCCAGAGGAAACGCCACAACAATTCAGTTCCGTTGCTATCGTCATTACAGCCTCAAATGATCTATGAACAGTTGAACACCATAAGACAAAACGTACTATCAGGAGTACAGATGATCTGTTGGTGAGACTTGAGACCTACTAGTACACTTTTAGGCAATTTTGGACAGATTTAGCATCTGAGCAGACACAAACATCAGAACTATCAGAACATAGGTACAGGGAATCATGTACAATAATCAGAGGTAAACCATGAACTCTTCATCTGAATGACCAAACAGACaactaaaaaaaagaataacAATGCTCCTACGATTAATTGAGTTGATGAAACTTTTTTATTCAATAAGAACATTCTTATCGCACCAAATACAGTGTAGCTGTTCATAAACCCTCGATGCTTACAGAAGCTCCTCAGACAGGAGCATTGGTATAAGAAATAGCTTGGCTAACAAAAGAACCAAAAAGGGTTGCGCAAATCAAGGCAGCACTGAAAATAATTGGATCTGGTGAAAGCAAAATGGTGCCGCCATATGATCACATAGGTTAACTAAACATTTATATTGACATGTGTTTCAAATTTCAAGTGGCATGAACCATTAGTCAGAAGGAATTATGTTGAATCTGTACCAACTACCAAGCAGTAAGTAGAAAATTGTGCTGTTCACTAAACTAGCATCTATTATATCCTAGCAAATATTATGATGGCATTGATAATGATGTATGTACCATCAACTTTATGTGCGTCTACTTCAACATTTGGCAGAGCTTATTTATTGCAACATTTTCTGATTCCTAAGACATATTTGACATAGCAATTCCATAGATAAACTCACAGCCTAGGTCATCACAAACCCATTGGCTGTTCATCTAATTAGATCCAGAGAGCAAGTCTGACTAGGCGATAAGCACTATCGAGAGCAAGTCCCCTTCCCTCACAACCACAATAGACCGATCGATCAATCGTTGATCCGACCTCAGGCCACGGATCTAACCTCCACAGATCCAGTCCGAAAATAACGAGCACACAAACTGACAAGCCTCGCAGATCGGATCCAAAACAATCAAACCCTAACGCCGACGCAGCGGACGAATCGACGCACAAAGCAATAGATGCGAGCCTAATACCAAGCTACGGTCAAACCGCTGAAAGTGGGGGGCGGATCCGAGATAGGATCCTGACCTGGACGAGGTAGAGGCCGGCGGTGCCCGCGAAGACTCCCCATGTGGCGGCAGCGACGATGTCGGTGGACTGGGGGCGGCTGCGGGGCGAGAGGAAGCGGAAGAGGCCGGAGCTCGACGCCGGGAgagccatcgccgccgctaATCTCGCTTCACCCTCGGCGCGTCGTCGGCGGACTCGCTTTCGACGGCGGCAGGTGAGAGGTGAGGGATGAAGAAGACAGAGGAGAGGAGACGGGCCTGTTCAGTTTTGCCGCTGCGGGTGGGCCTAAATGGACCTCCAGAGATGAAGATGTGCCGAATCGGGAAGAATCAGTCAGGCCCAACTGATCTCAATTCAATTCACGGCGAATTGGGCCCGTTTTAACTTTTCATTGCGTTGATTTGATCTAAAAAAACTTCTTGTAAAGTTCATAGTGCGTTTTCGGCTGGCGTATTCTGCACAGCGACAAGTGAGCGATCGACGACAAAAGCTCAGGCCATACATGTGTTGTGATCGAGCTGAAATTTGGAATGGATCTATAACTATATGTAGTTTTTTTCTAGACCGGCCGGGTTGTTTCAGGAATTATTTTGATTTCGTTTTCAAATAGACCCCCTGCCAAAAACGCCCCTGAAAGTAGCGTGAACGTTACTGAAGGAAAGATAGATACATGGAAATTGGTAGATCATGTGCCCCACTTGGTATCTCCACAGTGCTATCAGTTGAGAATTCAGTTGTATGTGCACGTCCAAAAAGATGAAAAGAACAAGTTGGTAGGCCGTCCATACCTATCAAAGCTCGGAATTATTAATTGCGATGCCGCCGGGGTTAGCTTTTCCAGTGTTCTCTGATGGAGTTAGTTGGTGAAGTGAAAAGAATCAAATCTACCAACACTCAGACGGGAGGGAGATTTTACTTGCGTGGCAGGTGGTTTTCATCCGCACGTAAGAACTATCGACCTAAAAAGCACCTGTCGTCGTTTGTGGGTTCACTCAAAGGACGTTAACAAATTAAAGACACTACAGCAGATTAGCATTGCTCGATTGTAAAGTCCATGGCAATTATTGCATGCAGAACAATCTAAGCCTTCAACTTAATTAAGAAACAGACGCACTTGGGAGAGTGTCTGGTAAGTTTAGAATTGATGATGAATAGTTGagcacactcaaataaaagggTACAAAGAAAAAGGTAGAGTGAACACTTGAGGTACTCAGCAGTGCACTATATATGTATGTGTACAAGGTTTAGAGAATGTACTGTTTACACACATCTTCAGAAACTTTTAACCGAAAAAGCTTATCTCTTTAGAGTCTTCAGTGGAAAGCTCTAGGAGCGAGACGTCCTTTTAGTAAGCAGAGTACGCCAAGCGAAAAAGCACTATATACTTTTACATTAACAGTTGTAAAGTTCTCACATGGCAATAAATTAAATATATTGCTTGGATGCAAACTGACTTGGGGCCGGAAGAACTTGAGATGACCACGGACTTCGGCATGAAGTTTTCTTTGGTTTTCTCTGATCGATGCTTATCACCTAGAGAATGAGCTTGTTTTTTAATCGTTCGAGATCTGCATAGATTACTGAGATCCAACCGAAGTGATCTGTCGTAGGGTCCATCAATGCACGTGCTGCCTTCACTCGTTGTTTGAATTGATCAACAAATCCAAGTTAAATCAGCGCGCGCGACAGCAATCTGCATTGTCGACCTCAAAGCGTAGAGTAATTAACCACTGACCTGCAGAGCCTCTACGATCTAAACTCAGTTTTCTGCAGTTGTTGGACTGCAATTTCCTAATCGGTCGACTAATCGTGCAAACTAACCAAGGTCTAATTCAAGTCACCACCAATGACAACGACTCAATTGTATTCTTATGACATCATATATATACTCTACCTTTGATGTGGCTAGCTTAGAACTCCAGAAAGAAATAAATTTATACCTTTTTTAGAACATCATCCAGAAAGAAATTAATTTAtaccttttaattaatttgtggCATGAACTGTATTATGTTAGCTTTACTTGCCTCCATGCAGCTATACATATGTGCTGTGTTACACGCATGCTGGACAAATCATTGGTTATATTATATAGGGTATACATAATATTTGCCCTCTTTTCAGTGCGTAAAGTGATTTCAGTTGGGTTCCTTTCTCCCTTGGTTGCtcggaagaaaaaagaaaaagaaaaactaggCTTTCTTTTCATGAGATTTTTTTTGGCTCAACCTcaaagcatgcatgcatgcatgtgtcgagTGGTTGAGAGCTAGCCATTTTAATTTCCATATATATTGTCGGATCCCCTAAAAACAATCGCATGCACTATATAATGTGCTAGTCAAAGTCTTTGGAGTGCAGGACTTGGAAGTGGACGAGAGTGAGCAATATTATATTGAAGTTGGCCTGACAGTAACTTGGCCAAGATTAAGATTTTTCTAGCTTGTCTTGTCACGAGGGGCCTACGTGGATCTCCATCGGTCCAACCAAGCATCGATGCAGAAAGGGTATAGTAGTGGTTACCCGGCCGACTAGTGACAGGCATGATCTACACAGCACCATATACAACTAGCTTAAAAAGCGTTAAAGATAGCTGGCAGGCCACAAACCGGACTGACACTGACAAAAACCGTGTACCGATCCTGCTGAATTGGTCGGTTCACGACATGCTGCAGCTCATAGCTAATACAGCACACATTCTGAATGTTGCCAAGATTTTGCTGTTAGCATAGTTCCATTTAGGATTAGATTCACGCATCTGTTGATAGCAATAATCTCAGTCTGTCTTTTGTAGCTGCCCTGAACAAGTTTGCACTTTTATATCATATATATCATGCTGAACAAACATGCATCAACAGGGTCCCGGCCGGTTTAAGTAAAGTTAATATTGTATATATGGTTGAAACcaatataatatatattattCCCTCCTCTTCcgaactaggcgtatagcccgcgcatttgcgcggctagtattgaaaattcaaaacttgcatgtcgttgtatccttacttaaaggttatactattttttttaccatacatcatcatgttcattatcgtaaattatgtcttattgtttattaaaacaattcaactatgatctacctataataataatttgatttgttgagctttaataatattatgcagataattattcttattttcattctattttgattgattgttgttaggtttagtttttattaaatggtattttatatttaattttttataatggcattggtgagtgatttttaattaggcacagaggcattttaggctaatttttatcgtaatggcagtggtgggtaatttttatttttctatttttctccgattaacatgGGAATTTTtaagccttgagagcgaacgtggaggctccgtttgttggccaaataataagataataatgatttttaattaggcacaagggtattttaggctaatttttattgtaatggcagtggtgggtaatttttatttttctatttttctccgattaacgtgggaatttctaggttttgagagcgaacgtggaggttccatttgttggccaaataataagataatagattgcaCATACGTATATATTGAGTCCATCTCTTGTCacttgaatatatatatatatattattgtgCAGTTCAATTCCAAATGATAGAATTGTTTTCCCTCTGACCATAAGAAATCGCCACAAATTACAAGTCGTAGCTAGTGAACTTAACTCAGTTGGAGTGCGATATATAGCTAGGCTGGTGCATCCAAAACCATGCAggcctaccccccccccccccccccccccctcccttcTCTGGAGTTTTGGAATAATCACATATATTATTTCTGAACAGAACAGATTATGTATGTAGCATATATACATTATTCCATTACATTTTCCGgatcatacatacatatataatcATGCATCATATATGTACAAATACACAGACCGAGGCATTACAATACATATGCTTTACACAAGCAAAGACCGTACCCGATCGATGAATAATAGAGCTAGCCTGCTTTATTGTAGGTATTAATCAACACTGCTGCTACTAGCTAGCTTAGTTGTGCAACTAGTGCATGCATGCAAAACTGCAAACTTGCGTCAttagccatgcatgcatgcatcagcCATTGTCAGGGATCGAAGCCAAACATGTCGTCATCCCCAAAGGATCCAAACGAGCCCGTCAAGAGCCCGAGGCTGCTAGGAGACGACGGGAAGCTGCCTGCGGCGCCATGGCCACCACCACAAGCCATGTCGCCGAgggtccctcctcctcctggccaGTACTCGGCCGGTGCCGACCCCACGGTGGCCGACGAGGTCATTATTATTCCAGCTGCAGCTGATCCCACCGCGGCCGGCGGTGAGCTAATACTGCTGTGCCTGTGCGCCTCCTCGCTGCCGCAGCGGTAGTAGTCCTGCAGCTGCGCCGCCGGCAGAGAGGAGGAGCTGTACCCGACCATGCCAGATATGaacatcgtcgtcgtcgtcggatcCGAAGGAACGGCTTGGGGTTGTTGGGGAGGAACAACGGCGGCGAGCGTGGATGCGCCGCCCAGGCCCAGGGTAGTAGCAGTAGCAGTGATGGACGACGACCCGAAGCTGATGAGGTTTGCGCAGTCgtcgggcggagcggcggcggcctcgatgACGAGCGGGATCGTGGAGGGGTCCCGGCAGGTGTGCTGGCCGTAGTAGCTGATGACGAACTCGGACGGGTTGTCATCGGAGGCCTGGACCTGCCTCGTCGCCCTGCACCCTTGGTCTGGCTTGTGTGTGCACCTGTAGTAGCTCCTGCACATGCATACGCAGATATGATTGATCACGAGACAACTGTGTGCGTGGTAGATAATATATATACGATGCTAATACAATCTAGTTAGTACCGTACGTAGTAATTAATCTTGCTACGCATATGTAGAAGCAACCTGCCTGGGAAGGGAGTTGTAATTGGCGCCACCGTAAACTCTACTTCTTCTTATTAACGAATGCTCGACAACATGCCaggtctttcaaaaaaaaatgtagaaGCAACACGTGCATGCTTTTATCAGTGAATTGTTGTACATGAGGGCTAGCATAAATGCTTTCTCTACAGTAATTCACTGGACAACCAGTTACTTATTATATACAAGTGTTTGGTGCGCCCCTTTAGTTTGTCTACAGTAAGCTACTAggcaaaaggaaaaggagacaTTATTTCTTCCCCTAGCCAAGCTTCAATTATTCGACCAACTATCTTTTCTCTGGACAGTACTAGTGAAGGTAGTCTCGATCGATCTCCGTCCTTTGCATCAACTAGAAAATATATATAAGTTTCTAACAATAATACATGCACATATACCTTGGGTTATTAGGTGAGTCTTGAATATGTTTTTGGCCGTACTTTCTCCATGAGTTGCCATCATCGAGAGTTTTTGTAGTGACTGTCCTCAAGAAGGGGCTGTGCGATCTGCCATACACATGTAGATGAATGACATATtattacatatatatacaagGTGGTTGATGACCCATCATATATATCATACGCCAGATTTTAATTGGAATACTACTTTAATAAAGTATGGAAGAAGCATACAAGTGAGGCTAGCTATCGTAAGCTAGAAGCACCAAAACCTGGATTAAcctttttattttataaaacagTTACACAATTGAAATCAAGTTGTTAGAAAGAAAGCAAGTTTAGGTTTCTCCCTATCATTGGCTCATAAAGTTAATTAAGCCCCACTACTAAACTTAGACAATAGGGTATTCTCCAAATTGCGAAAGGAAGCGGCGCCATAATAAGGCAATAATCACGCATATGGTATCGTATAGTATATCCTTTTTTAGCATACAGCTAGCTAGTTGCACGGTTAATTATAACAGTAAGTAAGGGTTTTGGTTAATAACTAATTTCTTCATCACCTTCTCCTGGTGGTGCTGCTCCGGCGCTGCGGTCCAGACCCGGTCGCCGCGccagctctcctcctcctccggccctgtccacggccgccggcggcggtggtgtcgaGGGCTGCCGACAGCGCGCTCGACAGGCTGCTCATGATCCCGTCTATCAGATCGCTGGTCCCAGCTGGAGCGGCGTCGGCGGGCGTTCCCGGCGGCGTGGGCGACCCCTGCAGCATGTTCCGTAGCATCTCCGCTCGCTCACGCAGGTCGATCAGGTTGTCCACCACCGCCCGAGGAGCCGCGGCGGCAGGTGGCGGTGacgagcggccgccgccgctagctgAATACGCCGCCATGCTCGCAGCAATCCACCACTAGCTAATAAGAGTGCTAGCTGAGCTAGAGCTGCGGTGCAAGTGCATGCATGTCGACCTGCCCTGCCCGGCCGTAGCTAGAGCGATAGGGTGGGTCGTCGTCGCTGCAGCTGCTGCGGCTTGTTTTTATTGGCGGCCGCGGTGGGGATGGGAAGTTGGGAGGAAAAGGAGAGGAGGACGGGACAGGAAGGCGAAAGAGGAAGTGGCGTGCGTGGAAGAACATGCAGTGCAGGCACATGTGGGCCCCCTGATGGAAGCGCGCGCGCAAAGGCGACGACGAAGGTAGGGGCGCGCGGGAGCCGGTCGTCATCGCTGTGACGCGCCACCATGAGGTCAGGCCAGGGGCTGCGAGCCGACTGACTCGTGGTCCTGCGCGCTTCAGACAGAGTCGCAAGCTCATCGGTGGACCGCGTGGCTCAGTGGTGCATAAAGAGAAATATAATGGATAAACACCACAAGGCATACATTTACAACCTAGTATAAACTAAATTTTAAATTGATATCACAGCAGCTAGATGTATTTGATAAACATGATGATGAGGACATTATTTAACGATCCTCGTACGTGAAGAATTAATGTGTGTAGTCACCTTCACTAACCATTCAAGTGAGGCTCCTCCTAGTCCTATGTGGTTAGTTTTATAATCCAGCCTACTATATATTCTATTTGGGAACTGTTAAGTGGCCGTTCCGTGATGATTTTAACACTACAACATACAATTGGCGCGTTCCTTTCTTTTTCGTCTTCTTTTAATTTGAACATCAATGGTGCGTTGCAGTCGGTAAATTGTGGTTAGTTGTAGAAGCAGAGACTACGAATTTTCGTTCATTTGCCACGCAGTGAATGGTGGAGCGAGGAAAGGTGCAAGTAGATCAACACACATCCTTGTCTCATAACATTTTCTACATCCTTGGTATGTACAAATTGCGCGCCATGCATGCAACAAATGGTCCAGAGGGATGGAGAGCATCTTCCAAGCAGACAACTACAACTCACGGGCAATTTTCTTATGAAAACTTGTGCATCCAGGCTGACTAGTCTAAGGTTTTCAAATAAAAGGCTGACTGGTCTTTGCCCCGACACATGCATGACGGGAACACGGAGGGCCCCCCTTAAGTTAAACTAAGAAATGACGAACCCCGCAAGTTTTATATCTTTTCGTATGTGGGTAAGGCATGTCTCTCTCTTTAGTACATTTCGAGGACGAGACCAGAAaaatgagaagaagaaaaaatggaCAGCTAAAGAGCCAAGTCAGAAGATTGCCTAATTGTCATGTCGGCTTGCATAGCTAAATGAATTTGTTTACCCCTAAATTAGATAATCCAGTTTATATGTGTGCAAGTAAAAACCTAAAATGGCCCAGGACGGCTTACAGCATTATATAAGAAGCTAGGGGAGCTTAACCTATAAGCTGGATTATAAGTTTCGGTGTATGTTGACTACATGAGCTTATCTAAACTAGATTACAAAGTTAAAATAAACTGGATATATAAATTTAAAGGGGTAAAGAACAAGCCCTAAATACTCAACGCAAGTCGGCATAGGAAACCAGTCACAAGTGAGCGTAACCCGGATGCACAAACTACCAGCCAACGCCCAAAATATTATTATTACTAATACGAAATACGGCATCAATAAGACAACTAAATACACAGGCGCATTCGTAAAGCTCCGCTGCATCTGGCTCACTGAACAACCAGGACGAGATTCCCAACAAATAAAGCCAAAATGGCATATTATCTGCCGAGGATGACAACTGACAGTCGtattccagaaaaaaaaatggctCGGACACCATTATCTAAAATTGACCTTTCAATTAGTAGCCTAAATGCGGCTGCATTCGTGAATCACGATACACCTGGCATAAGTCGATGCCATGTCCTTGGTCGAACTATACATGCTTCTGCTTCTGAATGCTCCATACGAGAAGTTAAGACATCTGTTACCTTATTGTTGGTTTGTCCTGTTGCTCTATCAGTCGCCTTCTTTCAGCAGCTAACCCAGCTGCAACAGATGGAGGTAAACTCCTCAAGCTATCATCATGATCTTCATCTGCCAGTTCTGGGGGTTCATCAGGTGCTGTCATTGGGAATAGTGACTCGACATCCTTCAGGGTCAAAACAGGTTCGTctttgaaatttttggattttcgGTTTATAGTAGAGCAGACAGCTCTGCTTCTGTTTAATTTGTAGATGCTCTCTTCTATTGTTTTCTTCACCTAAAAGCAAAATAAGGCA
This window contains:
- the LOC120694860 gene encoding vacuolar-sorting receptor 1-like, which translates into the protein MGTWLRPPAWCCALLALALLLGDPAAARFVVEKNSLRVTSPAALRGVYECAIGNFGMPQYGGTMHGVVVYPKANAKACKPFADFDLSFNPKSGGLPVFLLVDRGDCYFTTKGWNAQNAGAATVLVADDKVEPLITMDSPESSGTEHMENITIPSALVTKRFGDDLRKALQNGDMVNVLLDWRESLPHPDERVEYELWTNSNDECGAKCDMQMNFVRSFRGIAQALEKRGYTQFTPHYITWYCPEAFVLSKQCKSQCINHGRYCAPDPEQDFSIGYDGKDVVLQNLIQICVFKVANESRKPWMWWDYVHDFAVRCPMKDKKYTRECANDVIKSLGLEFEKINKCIGDPEADKENPVLKAEQDAQIGHGSRGDVTILPTLVVNNRQYRGKLEKSSVLKAVCSGFEETTEPDICLREDIETNECLEHNGGCWLDKATNVSACKDTFRGRVCECPVVNGVKFVGDGYTHCEASGLGRCQINNGGCWKETRNGKTVSACSNEEAKGCKCPTGFKGDGVNSCEDVDECKENLFCKCKNCACENTWGSYECSCGGSNMLYIREHDTCISKHSTSSIGWGFLWVIFFGLALAGAGAYAVYKYRLRSYMDSEIRAIMAQYMPLESQEMPNQHRPVEHVDI
- the LOC120694861 gene encoding WRKY transcription factor WRKY76-like, whose translation is MAAYSASGGGRSSPPPAAAAPRAVVDNLIDLRERAEMLRNMLQGSPTPPGTPADAAPAGTSDLIDGIMSSLSSALSAALDTTAAGGRGQGRRRRRAGAATGSGPQRRSSTTRRRSHSPFLRTVTTKTLDDGNSWRKYGQKHIQDSPNNPRSYYRCTHKPDQGCRATRQVQASDDNPSEFVISYYGQHTCRDPSTIPLVIEAAAAPPDDCANLISFGSSSITATATTLGLGGASTLAAVVPPQQPQAVPSDPTTTTMFISGMVGYSSSSLPAAQLQDYYRCGSEEAHRHSSISSPPAAVGSAAAGIIMTSSATVGSAPAEYWPGGGGTLGDMACGGGHGAAGSFPSSPSSLGLLTGSFGSFGDDDMFGFDP